Proteins encoded by one window of Streptomyces uncialis:
- a CDS encoding PH domain-containing protein, translated as MTSSDRRTPSPPPSGNPEEPVYQDRVFRSSAAIAGGVLLLALGGWLGVDALVRGEGTAPWLALATLLFLVPLVVAYTLRPAVFVNEDRLRIRNPFRTITLPWSCVGNLRAGYSNEVFDDTGVKYQLWAVPVSLRARKKAARQQSRAAVDDLSGRTTLTAASVRSPSDQTVEDLRELAERRGGAESAQGRPQIRWAYEILGPSAAGAVLLAVVLALT; from the coding sequence ATGACGAGTTCCGATCGCCGCACGCCGTCCCCGCCCCCTTCGGGGAACCCGGAGGAGCCCGTGTACCAGGACCGGGTCTTCCGGTCCTCCGCCGCGATCGCGGGCGGTGTACTGCTGCTCGCGCTGGGCGGCTGGCTCGGGGTGGACGCGCTGGTCCGCGGTGAGGGCACCGCGCCATGGCTGGCGCTCGCCACGCTGCTGTTCCTGGTGCCGCTCGTCGTGGCGTACACGCTCCGTCCGGCCGTCTTCGTCAACGAGGACCGCCTGCGGATCCGCAACCCGTTCCGGACGATCACCCTGCCCTGGAGCTGTGTGGGCAATCTCCGCGCGGGCTACTCCAACGAGGTCTTCGACGACACCGGGGTGAAGTACCAACTCTGGGCGGTGCCGGTGTCGCTGCGGGCCCGCAAGAAGGCGGCCCGTCAGCAGAGCCGGGCCGCCGTGGACGATCTGTCCGGCCGCACCACCCTGACGGCGGCATCCGTCCGCTCGCCCTCCGACCAGACCGTGGAGGACCTGCGGGAGCTCGCGGAGCGCCGCGGCGGCGCGGAGTCCGCGCAGGGCCGCCCGCAGATCCGCTGGGCGTACGAGATCCTCGGCCCGTCGGCCGCGGGCGCGGTGCTGCTCGCGGTGGTCCTCGCGCTCACCTGA
- the deoC gene encoding deoxyribose-phosphate aldolase, with the protein MDPTTTGAPAPGPRAADDHGLADVTSSETTLRRFLHGLPGVDTVGLEARASALGTRSIKTTAKAYAIDLAISMIDLTTLEGADTPGKVRSLGAKAVYPDPTDRSTPRVAAVCVYPDMVATAKAAVTGSGVKVASVATAFPAGRAALDVKLADVRDAVAAGADEIDMVIDRGAFLSGRYMKVYEEIRAVKEASGAARLKVIFETGELSTYDNIRRASWLGMLGGADFIKTSTGKVAVNATPPNTLLMLEAVRDFRAQTGVQVGVKPAGGIRTTKDAVKFLVLVNETAGEDWLDNHWFRFGASSLLNDLLMQRQKLATGRYSGPDYVTVD; encoded by the coding sequence ATGGACCCCACCACCACCGGGGCCCCGGCCCCGGGCCCCCGCGCGGCGGACGATCACGGCCTCGCCGACGTGACCTCGTCGGAGACGACCCTGCGCCGGTTCCTGCACGGACTGCCCGGCGTGGACACGGTCGGCCTCGAAGCCCGTGCGTCGGCGCTCGGTACCCGTTCGATCAAGACGACGGCGAAGGCGTACGCCATCGACCTGGCGATCTCGATGATCGACCTGACGACCCTGGAAGGCGCCGACACCCCCGGCAAGGTCCGCTCCCTCGGTGCCAAGGCCGTGTACCCGGACCCCACCGACCGGTCCACCCCCCGGGTGGCCGCGGTGTGCGTGTACCCGGACATGGTGGCCACGGCGAAGGCCGCGGTCACCGGCAGCGGCGTCAAGGTCGCGTCCGTGGCGACCGCCTTCCCGGCGGGCCGCGCCGCGCTCGACGTGAAGCTCGCCGATGTGCGGGACGCGGTCGCCGCCGGGGCCGACGAGATCGACATGGTCATCGACCGGGGCGCGTTCCTCTCCGGCCGGTACATGAAGGTGTACGAGGAGATCCGCGCCGTGAAGGAGGCGTCCGGCGCGGCCCGGCTCAAGGTCATCTTCGAGACGGGCGAGCTGTCGACGTACGACAACATCCGCCGCGCGTCCTGGCTCGGGATGCTCGGCGGCGCCGACTTCATCAAGACCTCGACCGGCAAGGTCGCCGTGAACGCCACCCCGCCGAACACCCTGCTGATGCTGGAGGCGGTCCGGGACTTCCGCGCCCAGACCGGCGTCCAGGTCGGGGTGAAGCCGGCCGGGGGCATCCGTACCACCAAGGACGCGGTCAAGTTCCTGGTGCTGGTGAACGAGACGGCGGGCGAGGACTGGCTGGACAACCACTGGTTCCGGTTCGGCGCCTCGTCCCTGCTGAACGATCTGCTGATGCAGCGCCAGAAGCTGGCGACCGGCCGCTACTCCGGCCCCGACTACGTGACGGTGGACTGA
- a CDS encoding beta-glucanase produces the protein MLTEGLARLRGRLRRLVGRPRPPIDTTAGTPVFTADFTSTSQWVAGRTWAYPGGGPTNLGDNKLDHLVADPGYSRSGVFRATRRPDGKWDAGLLTTEGSDEGFMVRAGDTLEARVRLPEEMGAWPAIWTWLDGDQEIDAFEYHPDNPDLLELSNRVRGGQSYYRDPAIAPGGWLDLKVEFGVRSVVWWVNGTRVYADRRGVGRRWQAYLIVNLSVCAGRYHPRPDPSVSEMSFEVARLLIHRP, from the coding sequence ATGCTCACCGAAGGACTGGCCCGGCTCCGCGGGCGGCTCCGGCGCCTCGTCGGCAGACCGCGGCCCCCTATCGACACCACCGCCGGCACACCCGTGTTCACGGCCGACTTCACCTCCACCTCGCAGTGGGTGGCGGGCCGCACCTGGGCGTATCCCGGGGGCGGTCCGACGAACCTCGGCGACAACAAGCTGGACCATCTGGTCGCGGACCCCGGCTACAGCCGTTCCGGGGTCTTCCGCGCGACGCGCCGCCCGGACGGCAAGTGGGACGCGGGGCTGCTGACCACCGAGGGCAGCGACGAGGGCTTCATGGTGCGCGCGGGGGACACCCTGGAGGCCCGGGTGCGGCTGCCGGAGGAGATGGGCGCCTGGCCCGCGATCTGGACCTGGCTCGACGGGGACCAGGAGATCGACGCGTTCGAGTACCACCCCGACAACCCGGACCTGCTGGAGCTGTCCAACCGGGTCCGCGGCGGTCAGTCCTACTACCGGGACCCGGCGATCGCCCCCGGCGGATGGCTCGACCTGAAGGTCGAGTTCGGGGTGCGTTCGGTGGTGTGGTGGGTGAACGGCACGCGGGTGTACGCGGACCGGCGCGGGGTGGGACGCAGATGGCAGGCGTACCTCATCGTCAACCTCTCCGTCTGCGCGGGCCGCTACCACCCGCGCCCCGACCCGTCCGTCTCGGAGATGTCCTTCGAGGTGGCCCGCCTCCTCATCCACCGACCTTGA
- a CDS encoding gamma-glutamylcyclotransferase, translating into MSLYAAYAGNLDARLMSRRAPHSPLRATGWLNGWRLTFGGEHMGWEGALSTIVEAPRSQVFVALYDIAPMDEDSMDRWEGVGLDIYRRMRVRVHTLDAEEPAWVYVLNGYEGGLPSARYLGELADAAESAGAPHDYVMELRKRPC; encoded by the coding sequence ATGTCGCTCTACGCCGCGTACGCCGGCAATCTCGACGCGCGGCTCATGTCACGCCGCGCTCCGCACTCGCCGCTGCGTGCCACCGGCTGGCTGAACGGCTGGCGGCTGACCTTCGGTGGGGAGCACATGGGCTGGGAGGGTGCGCTCTCGACGATCGTCGAGGCGCCCAGGTCACAGGTGTTCGTGGCCCTCTATGACATCGCGCCCATGGACGAGGACTCCATGGACCGGTGGGAGGGGGTCGGGCTGGACATCTACCGCCGGATGCGGGTGCGGGTCCATACGCTGGACGCGGAGGAGCCCGCCTGGGTGTACGTGCTCAACGGGTACGAGGGCGGGCTGCCGTCCGCGCGGTACCTCGGGGAGCTGGCCGACGCGGCCGAGTCCGCGGGGGCGCCCCACGACTACGTCATGGAGCTGCGCAAACGCCCCTGCTGA
- a CDS encoding DeoR/GlpR family DNA-binding transcription regulator, with protein MFAAERRQLILEMVRANGAVSLRELARVVQTSEVTVRRDVRALEAEGLLDRRHGGAVLPGGFTRESGFPQKSHLATAEKTAIADLAAGLVEEGEAIVVGAGTTTQELARRLARVPGLTVVTNSLLVAQALAHANRVEVVMTGGTLRGSNYALVGSGAEQSLQGLRVSRAFLSGSGLTAERGLSTSNMLSASVDRALVQAAAEVVVLADHTKLGTDTMFQTVPTDVITRLVTDDPPLHDDRAATELQALADQGVQITVAGGQSGTVGPDPVPTGRQQRRDMPLPGPRRGPQLRSAAASMLGESTAGERSAAARVADMRRR; from the coding sequence GTGTTCGCTGCAGAACGTCGTCAGTTGATCCTCGAAATGGTGCGTGCCAACGGAGCCGTGTCGCTCCGTGAGCTCGCCCGCGTCGTCCAGACCTCCGAAGTGACCGTACGGCGGGACGTGCGGGCGCTGGAGGCAGAAGGACTCCTCGACCGCCGGCACGGCGGTGCGGTATTGCCGGGCGGGTTCACGCGAGAATCCGGCTTTCCGCAGAAGTCTCATCTCGCGACCGCCGAGAAGACGGCCATCGCCGATCTCGCGGCGGGACTCGTCGAAGAAGGCGAGGCCATCGTGGTGGGGGCCGGTACCACCACCCAGGAACTCGCCCGCCGTCTCGCACGGGTCCCCGGCCTCACCGTGGTCACCAACTCCCTCCTCGTGGCCCAGGCGCTGGCCCACGCCAACCGTGTCGAGGTCGTCATGACCGGCGGCACCCTGCGGGGTTCCAACTACGCCCTCGTGGGCAGCGGCGCCGAACAGTCCCTCCAGGGGCTGCGGGTGTCCCGTGCCTTCCTCTCCGGCAGCGGCCTGACCGCCGAACGCGGGCTGTCCACCTCCAACATGCTGTCGGCCAGTGTCGACCGGGCGCTGGTGCAGGCCGCGGCCGAGGTCGTCGTCCTCGCCGACCACACCAAGCTCGGCACCGACACGATGTTCCAGACGGTGCCGACCGATGTGATCACCCGGCTCGTCACCGACGATCCGCCACTCCACGACGACCGCGCCGCCACCGAACTCCAGGCCCTCGCCGATCAGGGCGTACAGATCACGGTCGCCGGTGGCCAGAGCGGCACAGTGGGCCCCGACCCGGTCCCGACGGGGCGCCAGCAGCGCCGGGACATGCCCCTGCCGGGGCCGCGCCGGGGCCCGCAACTGCGCAGTGCCGCCGCTTCGATGCTCGGGGAGAGCACGGCGGGGGAGCGGAGCGCGGCGGCGCGGGTCGCGGACATGCGGCGCCGCTGA
- a CDS encoding purine-nucleoside phosphorylase, whose amino-acid sequence MNESLLPDDIQGDPHAAADAAASRLRELTGAGTHDVALVMGSGWAPAARALGEPEHEFSVTELPGFPPPAVEGHGGTVRSYRIGDKRALVFLGRTHYYEGRGVAPVAHGVRTAVAAGCKTIVLTNGCGGLRDGMRPGQPVLISDHLNLTATSPIVGANFVDLTDLYSPRLRALCKEIDPTLEEGVYAQFPGPHYETPAEIRMARTIGADLVGMSTVLEAIAAREAGAEVLGISLVTNLAAGMTGEPLNHEEVLQAGRDSATHMGDLLTQVLGRI is encoded by the coding sequence GTGAACGAATCTCTTCTTCCGGACGACATCCAGGGCGACCCCCACGCCGCGGCCGACGCCGCCGCGTCCCGCCTCCGTGAGCTGACGGGCGCCGGGACCCACGACGTCGCCCTCGTGATGGGCTCCGGCTGGGCCCCCGCCGCCCGCGCGCTCGGCGAGCCCGAGCACGAGTTCTCCGTGACGGAACTGCCCGGCTTCCCGCCGCCCGCCGTCGAGGGCCACGGCGGCACCGTCCGCTCGTACCGGATCGGCGACAAGCGGGCGCTGGTGTTCCTGGGCCGTACGCACTACTACGAGGGCCGGGGCGTCGCACCCGTCGCGCACGGCGTGCGCACGGCCGTCGCGGCCGGCTGCAAGACCATCGTCCTGACGAACGGCTGCGGCGGTCTGCGCGACGGCATGCGCCCCGGTCAGCCGGTCCTCATCAGCGACCACCTGAACCTCACCGCGACCTCGCCGATCGTGGGCGCGAACTTCGTGGACCTCACCGATCTGTACTCGCCCCGGCTGCGCGCCCTGTGCAAGGAGATCGACCCCACCCTTGAGGAGGGCGTCTACGCGCAGTTCCCCGGCCCGCACTACGAGACGCCCGCCGAGATCCGGATGGCCCGGACGATCGGCGCCGACCTGGTCGGGATGTCCACCGTGCTGGAGGCCATCGCCGCCCGTGAGGCGGGCGCCGAGGTGCTCGGGATCTCGCTGGTCACCAATCTCGCCGCCGGCATGACCGGGGAACCCCTCAACCACGAGGAGGTCCTCCAGGCGGGCCGCGACTCCGCCACGCACATGGGCGACCTGCTCACCCAGGTGCTGGGCCGCATCTGA
- a CDS encoding LysR family transcriptional regulator: MELRQLQYFVAVAETGGFGRAAEHLGIVQSAVSQQIRRLERALGVTLFDRSARRVRLTGAGERLLPEARTALAAADRVRRVAADIASGTGGLLRLGVIRGPGDRVYRLLDELAAQAPGLRVRTSRMPVTERLAAVRAGELDAALVRAMPAAPGLELLPLWTEPLYVALPAAHPLADCPEPRPEQLAGLPLRLAPRARNPPFHDLVTDLVRATGAEPVPGPPFTDLQDTLGAIAADPPSWTVFYDVTGTLPTLTGVAVRPLAAPGAPTSLAVPPGVPGPALRPLIRALSRRPGPDGAPPGPARELR, encoded by the coding sequence ATGGAACTGCGGCAGCTCCAGTACTTCGTGGCGGTCGCCGAGACCGGCGGCTTCGGGCGGGCCGCCGAACACCTCGGCATCGTCCAGTCGGCGGTCAGCCAGCAGATACGGCGACTGGAACGCGCACTGGGCGTCACCCTGTTCGACCGTTCCGCACGCCGGGTGCGGCTGACCGGGGCCGGGGAACGGCTGCTCCCGGAGGCGCGCACGGCACTCGCCGCCGCCGACCGCGTCCGCCGGGTGGCCGCCGACATCGCCTCCGGCACCGGCGGGCTGCTGCGGCTGGGGGTGATCAGGGGCCCGGGGGACCGGGTGTACCGGCTGCTCGACGAGCTCGCGGCCCAGGCCCCCGGGCTGCGGGTCCGCACATCGAGGATGCCCGTCACCGAGCGGCTGGCGGCCGTCCGCGCCGGTGAGCTGGACGCCGCGCTCGTCCGGGCCATGCCCGCCGCGCCCGGACTGGAACTCCTGCCCCTGTGGACCGAACCGCTGTACGTGGCACTTCCCGCCGCGCACCCCCTGGCGGACTGCCCCGAACCACGCCCGGAGCAGCTGGCGGGACTCCCGCTGCGGCTCGCCCCACGGGCACGGAACCCGCCGTTCCACGACCTGGTCACGGACCTCGTACGCGCCACCGGGGCCGAACCGGTGCCCGGACCGCCGTTCACCGACCTCCAGGACACCCTGGGCGCGATCGCCGCCGACCCGCCGTCCTGGACCGTCTTCTACGACGTCACCGGGACCCTGCCGACCCTGACCGGGGTCGCCGTCCGCCCGCTGGCCGCCCCCGGGGCGCCCACCTCGCTGGCCGTACCGCCCGGGGTGCCCGGCCCGGCGCTGCGCCCGCTGATCCGCGCGCTGTCCCGGCGGCCCGGACCGGACGGGGCCCCGCCGGGCCCCGCCAGAGAACTCAGGTGA
- a CDS encoding NAD(P)-dependent oxidoreductase, which translates to MRGDVSVLGLGDMGRALAGAFLDAGRRTVVWNRTASRVDALVERGAERAADAGEAVRDARLVVVCLLDPAAVREVLEPLARELRGRTVVDLTNGSPAQAAELAGWAAGAGITCLDGGIMAVPGTIASPGAFVLYSGPQEAFARWRTDLEVLGTAHWLGEDTGLASLHDIALLSAMDLMFHGFNLAVAMATSRPGGSAAGVTELLVPWLGSMGALMPAFAAEIDAEAADGTPPRLTQGLDVQTAGMLNMVATARDAGVDTEWLDLSPARLRALSAGGHDTWSAPLGVRQLRAAVRES; encoded by the coding sequence GTGCGCGGTGATGTGAGTGTGCTCGGGCTGGGCGACATGGGGCGGGCGCTGGCGGGAGCGTTCCTGGACGCCGGGCGGCGGACCGTGGTGTGGAACCGGACAGCGTCCCGCGTCGACGCCCTGGTCGAGCGGGGAGCGGAACGGGCCGCCGACGCCGGGGAAGCCGTACGGGACGCCCGGCTCGTGGTGGTCTGTCTGCTCGACCCCGCCGCGGTCCGCGAGGTGCTGGAACCCCTCGCGCGGGAGCTGCGCGGCCGGACGGTCGTCGATCTGACGAACGGCTCGCCCGCCCAGGCCGCCGAACTGGCCGGGTGGGCCGCCGGGGCGGGCATCACCTGTCTGGACGGAGGGATCATGGCCGTCCCGGGGACCATCGCCTCACCCGGGGCGTTCGTGCTGTACAGCGGGCCCCAGGAGGCGTTCGCCCGCTGGCGGACGGACCTGGAGGTGCTCGGCACCGCGCACTGGCTCGGCGAGGACACCGGGCTCGCGTCGCTCCACGACATCGCCCTGCTGAGCGCGATGGACCTGATGTTCCACGGCTTCAACCTGGCCGTCGCCATGGCGACCTCCCGTCCCGGCGGCAGCGCGGCCGGGGTGACGGAACTGCTCGTGCCCTGGCTGGGCAGCATGGGGGCGCTGATGCCGGCCTTCGCGGCGGAGATCGACGCCGAGGCCGCCGACGGCACCCCGCCGCGGCTCACCCAGGGCCTCGACGTGCAGACCGCCGGGATGCTGAACATGGTGGCGACGGCCCGGGACGCGGGAGTCGACACCGAGTGGCTCGATCTGTCGCCGGCCCGGCTGCGGGCGCTGTCCGCCGGGGGCCACGACACCTGGAGCGCGCCGCTGGGTGTCCGGCAGCTCAGGGCGGCCGTCCGGGAGAGCTGA
- a CDS encoding cupin domain-containing protein produces MDRDLSPTGTGAPRALVVRAEDAERVPLPSGGGFGLLVDGGSTGGALGANRLDLAEGADGGLPHLHTRSTELFHVLTGTVEFLLDGTLTPVAAGGTVVVPPGLPHAFGAAPGSAARLFVVLTPGLDRFGYFRALGRVQHGLEPFTSLLPEQDRYDVHFLDPEPWRAARNRS; encoded by the coding sequence ATGGACCGAGACCTCTCCCCGACCGGGACGGGCGCCCCGCGCGCGCTGGTCGTACGCGCCGAGGACGCCGAGCGGGTGCCGCTGCCGTCCGGCGGGGGCTTCGGCCTGCTGGTCGACGGCGGGTCGACGGGCGGTGCGCTGGGCGCCAACCGGCTCGACCTCGCCGAGGGCGCGGACGGCGGTCTGCCGCATCTGCACACCCGGTCGACCGAGCTGTTCCACGTCCTCACCGGCACGGTCGAGTTCCTGCTGGACGGGACGCTGACCCCGGTGGCGGCGGGCGGAACGGTGGTCGTCCCGCCGGGGCTGCCGCACGCCTTCGGCGCGGCGCCCGGGTCCGCCGCGCGGCTGTTCGTGGTGCTGACCCCGGGGCTCGACCGGTTCGGCTACTTCCGCGCGCTGGGCCGGGTCCAGCACGGGCTGGAGCCGTTCACGAGCCTGCTGCCCGAACAGGACCGTTACGACGTGCATTTCCTCGACCCGGAGCCTTGGCGGGCCGCCCGGAACCGGTCCTGA
- a CDS encoding TetR/AcrR family transcriptional regulator: MSASTSQPPARPRPMRSDARRNRERLLAAAREVFADHGTDASLEDVARRAGVGIGTLYRHFPTRHAVMCAVFEDAVSDLLSRSRALLDAPQSCTALVDWLRAIITHASEYRGLSHALMSACHDDSSALARCSTPMREAGTALLTRAQRSGAVRADVSVSDLMQLTNAIALAAEETPDDPGLADRLLNLTLRGIRA; the protein is encoded by the coding sequence ATGAGCGCCAGCACCTCGCAGCCCCCGGCCCGCCCCCGGCCGATGAGGTCGGACGCCCGCCGCAACCGCGAACGCCTGCTCGCGGCAGCCCGCGAGGTCTTCGCGGACCACGGCACGGACGCGTCCCTGGAGGACGTGGCCCGCCGCGCGGGCGTCGGGATCGGCACGCTGTACCGCCACTTCCCCACCCGCCACGCGGTGATGTGCGCGGTCTTCGAGGACGCCGTGAGCGACCTCCTGTCCCGCTCCCGCGCCCTCCTCGACGCCCCGCAGTCCTGCACCGCCCTGGTCGACTGGCTCCGCGCGATCATCACCCACGCGAGCGAGTACCGGGGTCTGTCGCACGCGCTCATGTCGGCGTGCCACGACGACAGTTCCGCACTGGCGCGGTGCAGCACCCCGATGCGCGAGGCGGGCACCGCCCTGCTGACCCGCGCCCAGCGCTCGGGCGCGGTCCGCGCCGATGTGTCCGTCTCGGACCTGATGCAGCTCACGAACGCGATCGCGCTGGCCGCCGAGGAGACCCCCGACGACCCCGGGCTGGCGGACCGGCTGCTGAACCTGACGCTCCGCGGCATCCGCGCGTAG
- a CDS encoding phospho-sugar mutase: MQDDELITRARAWLAEDPDPGTRDELARLLERLHPGTADKEAAAELADRFAGTLQFGTAGLRGELGAGPMRMNRVVVVRAAAGLAAYLKDEGHTGGLVVIGYDARHMSARFAQDTAAVLTGAGLRAALLPRPLPTPVLAFAIRHLGAVAGVEVTASHNPPRDNGYKVYLGDGSQIVPPADSGIAERIAAVGALADVPRPDGGWDTLGEEVTEAYLARTDAVLSTGSPRTARTVYTAMHGVGKDVLLAAFARAGFPAPVLVTEQAEPDPDFPTVAFPNPEEPGAMDLAFATARAARPDLIVANDPDADRCAVVVPVVDAVDPDGGWRMLRGDEVGALLAAHLVRRGVSGTFAESIVSSSLLGRIAAKAGLGYEETLTGFKWIARVDGLRYGYEEALGYCVDPEGVRDKDGITAALLITELASELKEEGRTLLDLLDDLAVEHGLHATDQLSVRVEDLSVIADAMRALRERPPAALAGRPVTRAEDLTLGSGELPPTDGLRYFLDGARVIVRPSGTEPKLKCYLEAVVPVGAREELPRARTEALDLLAALKRDLAAAAGI; encoded by the coding sequence GTGCAGGACGACGAGCTGATCACCCGCGCCCGTGCCTGGCTGGCCGAGGACCCCGACCCCGGGACCAGGGACGAGCTGGCCCGCCTGCTGGAGCGGCTGCACCCGGGCACCGCCGACAAGGAGGCCGCCGCCGAGCTGGCCGACCGGTTCGCGGGCACCCTCCAGTTCGGCACCGCCGGGCTCCGCGGTGAGCTGGGCGCGGGCCCGATGCGGATGAACCGCGTGGTGGTCGTACGGGCCGCCGCGGGACTCGCCGCGTACCTCAAGGACGAGGGCCACACGGGTGGCCTGGTGGTGATCGGTTACGACGCCCGGCACATGTCGGCCCGGTTCGCACAGGACACGGCGGCCGTGCTGACCGGCGCGGGCCTGCGGGCCGCGCTGCTGCCGCGCCCGCTGCCCACCCCCGTCCTCGCGTTCGCGATCCGCCATCTGGGCGCGGTCGCGGGCGTCGAGGTCACCGCGAGCCACAACCCGCCCCGGGACAACGGCTACAAGGTGTACCTGGGTGACGGCTCGCAGATCGTGCCCCCGGCCGACAGCGGGATCGCCGAGCGGATCGCCGCGGTCGGCGCGCTGGCGGACGTACCCCGTCCGGACGGCGGCTGGGACACCCTCGGCGAGGAGGTCACCGAGGCGTATCTGGCGCGGACCGACGCCGTCCTCTCGACGGGCTCCCCGCGCACCGCGCGCACCGTCTACACAGCGATGCACGGGGTCGGCAAGGACGTGCTGCTCGCCGCGTTCGCCCGCGCGGGCTTCCCCGCCCCGGTGCTGGTGACCGAGCAGGCCGAGCCGGACCCCGACTTCCCGACGGTCGCGTTCCCGAACCCGGAGGAGCCCGGGGCGATGGACCTCGCGTTCGCGACGGCCCGCGCCGCCCGCCCCGACCTGATCGTCGCCAACGACCCCGACGCCGACCGCTGCGCGGTGGTCGTACCGGTCGTGGACGCCGTCGACCCGGACGGCGGGTGGCGGATGCTGCGCGGGGACGAGGTCGGCGCCCTGCTCGCCGCGCATCTGGTCCGCCGGGGCGTCAGCGGCACGTTCGCGGAGTCGATCGTGTCGTCGTCGCTGCTGGGCCGGATCGCCGCGAAGGCCGGGCTCGGGTACGAGGAGACCCTGACCGGTTTCAAGTGGATCGCCCGGGTGGACGGTCTGCGGTACGGCTACGAGGAGGCGCTGGGTTACTGCGTCGACCCGGAGGGCGTCCGCGACAAGGACGGCATCACGGCCGCGCTGCTGATCACCGAGCTGGCGTCGGAGCTGAAGGAGGAGGGCCGTACCCTCCTGGACCTGCTGGACGACCTCGCGGTCGAGCACGGGCTGCACGCCACCGACCAGCTCTCGGTACGGGTGGAGGACCTGTCGGTGATCGCCGACGCCATGCGCGCGCTGCGTGAGCGCCCGCCCGCCGCGCTCGCGGGCCGTCCCGTGACCCGGGCCGAGGACCTGACCCTGGGGAGCGGTGAGCTGCCCCCCACGGACGGTCTGCGGTACTTCCTGGACGGCGCCCGGGTCATCGTCCGCCCGAGCGGCACCGAGCCCAAGCTGAAGTGCTATCTGGAGGCCGTCGTGCCCGTCGGGGCCCGCGAGGAGCTGCCCCGGGCCCGTACCGAGGCCCTGGACCTGCTGGCGGCCCTGAAGCGGGATCTGGCCGCCGCCGCGGGCATCTGA
- a CDS encoding NAD(P)H-quinone dehydrogenase: MGYVTRIVIIGGGPGGYEAALVAAQLGAEVTVVDCDGLGGASVLTDCVPSKTLIATAEVMTTFDSSYEELGIIVADDTPHIDAPARVVGVDLGKVNRRVKRLALAQSHDITASVTRSGARVVRGRGSLEGQQAADGSRTVVVRAADGTEERLTADAVLIATGGHPRELGDALPDGERILNWTQVYDLTELPEELIVVGSGVTGAEFAGAYQALGSRVTLVSSRDRVLPGEDPDAAAVLEDVFRRRGMNVMSRCRAESAKRVGDRVEVVLSDGRVISGTHCLMAVGAIPNSSGMGLEEAGVRVRDSGHIWTDRVSRTTAPGVYAAGDVTGVFALASVAAMQGRIAMYHFLGDAVAPLNLKTVSSNVFTDPEIATVGYSQADVDSGKIDARVVKLPLLRNARAKMQGIRDGFVKIFCRPGTGIVVGGVVVAPRASELIHPISLAVDNNLTVEQIANAFTVYPSLSGSIAEVARQLQTRKAADEA; encoded by the coding sequence ATGGGGTACGTGACTCGGATCGTGATCATCGGTGGAGGGCCCGGCGGCTACGAGGCGGCGTTGGTGGCCGCCCAGCTAGGCGCGGAGGTGACCGTCGTGGACTGCGACGGTCTGGGCGGAGCGTCGGTACTCACCGACTGCGTGCCGTCGAAGACGTTGATCGCGACGGCCGAGGTGATGACCACCTTCGACTCGTCGTACGAGGAACTGGGGATCATCGTCGCCGACGACACCCCCCACATCGACGCGCCCGCCCGCGTCGTCGGTGTGGACCTCGGGAAGGTCAACCGGCGGGTGAAACGGCTGGCGCTCGCCCAGTCGCACGACATCACCGCCTCCGTCACCCGCTCGGGCGCCCGCGTGGTGCGCGGCCGGGGCAGCCTGGAGGGGCAGCAGGCGGCGGACGGCAGCAGGACCGTGGTGGTCCGGGCGGCCGACGGCACGGAGGAGCGGCTGACCGCCGACGCCGTGCTGATCGCCACCGGCGGCCACCCGCGTGAGCTGGGCGACGCGCTGCCCGACGGCGAGCGCATCCTCAACTGGACCCAGGTCTACGACCTCACCGAGCTCCCCGAGGAACTCATCGTCGTCGGCTCCGGTGTCACCGGAGCCGAGTTCGCGGGCGCCTACCAGGCCCTCGGTTCCCGGGTCACCCTCGTCTCCAGCCGGGACCGGGTGCTGCCCGGTGAGGACCCGGACGCCGCGGCCGTCCTGGAGGACGTGTTCCGGCGCCGCGGCATGAACGTCATGTCCCGCTGCCGCGCGGAGTCCGCGAAGCGGGTGGGGGACCGGGTGGAGGTCGTCCTGTCCGACGGCCGGGTCATCAGCGGTACGCACTGCCTGATGGCGGTCGGCGCGATCCCGAACTCCAGCGGGATGGGCCTGGAGGAGGCGGGCGTCCGCGTCCGCGACTCCGGCCACATCTGGACCGACAGGGTCTCCCGTACGACGGCCCCCGGGGTGTACGCCGCCGGTGACGTGACCGGCGTCTTCGCGCTGGCGTCCGTCGCGGCGATGCAGGGACGCATCGCGATGTACCACTTCCTCGGTGACGCGGTCGCCCCGCTCAACCTGAAGACCGTGTCGTCGAACGTGTTCACCGACCCGGAGATCGCGACCGTCGGCTACAGCCAGGCCGATGTCGACTCCGGCAAGATCGACGCCCGCGTCGTCAAGCTGCCGCTGCTGCGCAACGCCCGCGCGAAGATGCAGGGCATCCGGGACGGCTTCGTGAAGATCTTCTGCCGTCCGGGCACGGGCATCGTGGTCGGGGGCGTCGTGGTCGCGCCGCGGGCCTCCGAGCTGATCCACCCCATCTCGCTCGCGGTCGACAACAACCTCACGGTCGAGCAGATCGCCAACGCGTTCACCGTGTACCCGTCGCTGTCCGGGTCCATCGCGGAGGTGGCACGGCAGTTGCAGACGCGGAAGGCCGCGGACGAGGCGTAG